The following coding sequences lie in one Microtus ochrogaster isolate Prairie Vole_2 chromosome 6, MicOch1.0, whole genome shotgun sequence genomic window:
- the LOC101986828 gene encoding mannose-binding protein A-like, whose amino-acid sequence MLLLPLLPVLLLCVAGISSSKSQTCEDALKTCSVVACGRDGPKGEKGEPGQGLRGLQGPPGKMGPPGNVGAPGSSGPKGQKGDPGNNAEVEAKVRQLEAEIRTLKSELEHTKKLHAFSMGKKSGKKLFVTNYETMPFSKVKALCTGLRGTVAIPRNAEENKAIREVAKGNAFIGITDEVTEGQFMYVTGGKLTYSNWKKNEPNDHGSGEDCVIIVDDGVWNDISCHSSFIAVCEFPA is encoded by the exons ATGCTCCTGCTTCCTTTGCTACCTGTCCTTCTCCTGTGTGTGGCAGGCATATCCTCTTCAAAGTCACAAACTTGTGAGGACGCCCTGAAGACTTGCTCTGTCGTAGCCTGTGGCAGAGATGGAccgaaaggggagaagggagaaccaG GTCAAGGGCTCAGGGGCTTGCAGGGCCCTCCAGGAAAAATGGGGCCTCCAGGAAATGTAGGAGCTCCTGGAAGTTCAGGACCAAAAGGCCAAAAAGGGGATCCTGGAAACAATGCAG AGGTTGAGGCAAAGGTGCGGCAGTTGGAGGCAGAGATAAGGACCTTGAAATCAGAACTGGAGCACACCAAGAAGT TGCATGCCTTCTCAATGGGCAAAAAGTCTGGGAAGAAGCTATTCGTGACCAACTATGAAACTATGCCCTTTTCCAAAGTGAAGGCTCTGTGCACCGGGCTCCGAGGCACTGTGGCTATTCCCAGGAACGCTGAGGAGAACAAGGCCATCCGTGAAGTGGCCAAAGGCAACGCCTTCATAGGTATCACAGACGAGGTGACTGAAGGTCAATTTATGTATGTGACAGGGGGAAAGCTCACCTACAGCAACTGGAAAAAGAACGAGCCCAATGACCATGGCTCGGGGGAGGACTGTGTCATCATTGTAGACGATGGGGTCTGGAATGACATTTCCTGTCATTCTTCTTTCATTGCTGTCTGCGAGTTCCCAGCCTGA
- the LOC101987292 gene encoding pulmonary surfactant-associated protein A yields the protein MSLCSLAFVLFLAAVAGIKCNGTEVCAGSPGIPGTPGNHGMPGRDGRDGIKGDPGLPGPMGPPGGMPGLPGRDGMPGAPGAPGERGDKGEPGERGLPGFPAYQDEELQTDLLEIRHKMHQMMGVLSLQGSMLSVGEKVFSTNGQSANFDTIRETCTRAGGSIATPRSPEENEAISSIVTKYNIYAYLGMVEDKIPGEFQYLDGTSVNYTNWYPGEPRGTGKEKCVEMYTDGKWNDKGCLQYRLAICEF from the exons ATGTCACTGTGTTCTTTGGCCTTTGTCCTCTTCTTGGCTGCTGTTGCTGGTATCAAGTGCAATGGGACAGAAGTGTGTGCCGGAAGTCCTGGGATCCCCGGCACTCCTGGAAACCATGGCATGCCtggcagagatgggagagatgGTATCAAAGGTGACCCTGGACTTCCAG GTCCAATGGGCCCCCCTGGAGGAATGCCAGGTCTTCCTGGGCGTGATGGGATGCCTGGAGCCCCGGGTGCCCCTGGAGAACGTGGAGACAAGGGAGAGCCCGGAGAGAGGGGTCTTCCAG GATTTCCAGCTTACCAGGATGAGGAACTGCAGACCGATCTCCTTGAGATCAGACATAAGATGCATCAAATGATGGGAG TCCTCAGCTTGCAAGGATCCATGTTGTCCGTAGGAGAGAAAGTCTTCTCCACCAATGGACAGTCAGCCAACTTTGATACCATTAGAGAGACATGTACCAGAGCAGGTGGCAGCATTGCTACACCAAGGAGCCCAGAGGAGAACGAGGCCATATCAAGCATCGTGACCAAGTACAACATCTATGCCTACTTGGGCATGGTTGAAGACAAGATCCCCGGAGAGTTCCAATACCTGGATGGGACTTCTGTGAACTACACCAACTGGTACCCGGGAGAGCCCAGGGGTACTGGCAAAGAGAAGTGTGTAGAGATGTATACAGATGGGAAATGGAATGATAAGGGCTGCCTGCAGTACCGCCTGGCCATTTGTGAATTTTGA